The genomic window TGGCGCGAAGCAATCTTCCCGGAAGAAAAACAATGGCTGCAACCAGATCGAGTATGCCATGCACTGCAATACCCGCCAGTCGAAATGGCAATAACACCAGCCAGACAAATGGGTAAATCAGCAATGCCAGCAGCGCCAATGGCCAACAGCAGAAAAATAGTAGGCACCACAGCAAAAATGGAACCATCCCAACTCCCTCCTCTTGCATTACGCAGGCTGTGGAGAGGAAAGTTCCATAAACTTTCCGAGTTCGCTGAATTTCAACTCGTAGTGGCCCCCGCCCCAGGGCTTTGGTCTTACCAACAATGCTTTCGCTGCTGGTAGCATCCTTACCACCCATGGTCTGGGCTTGCCCACTAAAGCAGACTGTTGTTATCCCCTTAGGGTCACTGTGATTTTGCGCGAATCGCCCCCCGTAGACGTCATGACGATTTCACCATTGGCCCGCTTCGCAACTGAGGCAAACTTATCGCCCCACTCGATAAGGACCAGGCTGTCAGGGGTTGCGATCTCGTCCAGACCCAGACTGTCAAGCTGGCGCTCCTGTTCGATACGGTAAAGATCCAGGTGATACAGCATGACAGGCTCATCCTTGCCATTCTCATGCCGTACTCCCTCGTACTCATGGATCAGCGTAAAGGTCGGACTGGTGACCTCATCCGGATCGGCCGCATCCAGTGCCTCAGCAATTCCCTTAACCAGCGTGGTCTTGCCTGCCCCCAGGTCACCCTTCAGGATAAGAAATTTTGGTGGCGCCAGCAGCTTTACAATTTCGCGGCCAACGCGAATCGTATCCGCAGCGCTGTTGGTTTCAAATTCGTGGACGGTGGTTCCTGTCGCCTGGCTCATCGCGGCAATCCTTGTATCCAAAGATAACCGCCTTCGTCTTCTGCGCGAAAGCGAAAAGCACGGGAAAGGTGGGCGATCGTGTCGGTGGCCAGCAACGTGTGCTCGTCCTGCTCGCGGACGGCAAAGTCGGCAGCAAGGCCATGCAGGTAAACAGCCGCATTGACGGCCTCTGTCGGGGACTGCGGGTACTGCGCCAGCATGGCCGCCACCATGCCGGTAAGAATGTCGCCGCTGCCGCCTTTGGCCATGCCCGGATTCCCCGTCGTATTGACGGCAATGCTTCCATCAGGATGGGCCACCAGAGTGCGCCAGCCTTTGAGTACCAGAATGACCCGATATTTCATGGCAAAGTCTCGCGCCAACTGATCGCGGTTGGCCTGTACCTCTCCTGTGCTACATTCGCAAAGGCGCGCCATTTCCCCCGGATGCGGAGTCAGGACCAGCAGACGATTGCCGCCATAAAGCCTGTCGCGATGCCTGGATATAAGATTCAGCGCATCGGCATCTAGCACAGTGGGAAGATTTGTCGTTTCCAGCAGGCCCAGAAGAAACTTTTCTGCCTCAGGCTGCTGACCCATTCCTGGTCCAATGGCCAGTACCGATTTTTTATGGACCAGATTGTGCAGGATCTCGGGTTCAAGGTTGCTGCTATGGATCTCCCCCTGCGGGCCCGCCTGAAGCGGTATGGTCATCAATTCAGGGGCAATCTGAGCAACAGAGGCCAGGATGGGCTGAGGCACGGCCGCGGTGACCAACCCCGCACCTGTCCTCAGTGCAGCCAACGATGCCATGGCCGCTGCCCCTGATTTTCCATAGGAACCCGCCACAACCAGAACATGACCGTACTTGCCCTTGTTGCTGTCCGCAGGACGTGGCGCTTCGGTAATCTTCTTCGATGCTCCAGTCCATTGAAGTCCAAGCCCTGACCGGATGGCCGCCTCGGGCGATCCAATGGGGGCAGTCACAATGGGCTTATGCGCACTATTTGTCAGATTTCCAAAGACGTGCGCGGGCTTGGGCGCAGTAAAGGTCACCACTGCATCCGCGCGGAAGGCACCCTCCACCTGGGATTCGCGCGCGTCCGCGTTCCATCCAGAAGGAAGGTCCACAGCAACCACCGGTGTTTGGCGCGCACAAATAAGGTCTCGCAGGGCAGCGGCCACTCCGCGCAAGGGAGGTTGAAAACCTGTTCCCACCACAGCGTCCAGAAACAGGTCTGCTTCTGACAACAATGCAGAGACCGGACCGGAGGAAAGTGAATCTTCATCAGGCGCAATCACCGGTACCATTCCCATGCGCTCAAACATGACGGCTGCGTCTCCTTTCAGTTCCGCAGCATAGCCCAGGAGCAGCACCTTCACCTGCCGCCCGGCCTGACCAAGAGCACGGGCCGCTACAAATCCATCTCCACCATTGTTTCCCCTGCCACAAAGAACAGCGATGCGCTGCGCATCCGGAAACTCGCGCAGAACAAAACGCGCAACGGCCTGCCCGGCGTTTTCCATCAGAGTCAGCGAGGAGACACCATAAAGCTCTGTGGAGGCGCGATCACAGGCACGCATTTCATCCGCAGTCAGGATTTTCATCCCCAGGCCATCCTCTCTGAAATGAAAACGGCCTCCCAAGCGGAGACCGTTTTGTCAGAATCATACTCACGCACCTACTGTGTCGCAGTCGATGCCATCCTTACCGATGCTGTCTCGGTAGCTGGCTTGCTGATGAAGTAGTTCTTGTCCCACAGGTTGCGGTAGAAAATCCCGGTCAGTTCCGCTGCCTTGGGGCCAAAGGTCGGGCGGCCGCCTTCCAGAAAGAAGACCGTCACAATGCGTCCGTACTGCGTGTCCGCATAAGAAGCAAACCAGCCATAGCGGGTGCCGTTGTTGGAGCAGGTGCCGGTTTTGCCCAAAATCGGGAACTGATTGAAGTTGGCACGCAGAGAGCGCGCGGTCCCATACTGGACGGCGGCCTGCATTCCGTCCTGGATCTCGGGAAGAATTTTCGAAATGTCCAGCGTGCGTTTGATGCGCGGCTGAAAATTGAGTACTTCTTCAGGAGTTGTGGGATGCTGCAGGTAATACAACGTTCCCCCATTGGCGATCGCAGCCACCAGGGCCCCCAGTTGCAGCGGGGTCATGGAGACACCTTCTCCGAAGGAGCACATGCGCCCTACGCCACCTTCGCTGTCAGGAATCGGCTCGTCAGGATAAACACCGAGGTGTTCACCGGGAATGTTGTATCCGGCCAACTCTCCCAGGCCGAACTCATTGGCATAATGGCGGACCCGTTCAAAGCCAAGGCGGCGACCCAGTGTTTCAAAGTAGAGATTGTTGGAGTGGGCCAGCGCCTGCGTCAGATTCATGCTGTAATGGCCACCCAGATTCACCGGAGTGTCTTTCGTAATAATCCCCTCATCGAGGGCCGCCAGAGCAACGGAAAGTTTAATCGTCGAACAGGGCTCGGCCCCGCTTGACAGCGCCAGCTTCTGGTTCACCATGGCCAGAATGCGTCCATTACTGGGATCGATGGCCACCACTGTGCCATTCATGTTCCCCAGCGCATCTACAGCAGCCTGACGCACAATAGGGTCTTCACCACCGGTAACATCCCCTGAGATCAGGTCATCGATGTCCGCAAAGGAGTTGCCAGTAAAACGTTCATAATAGCGGTGCCGCACCCGCAGACTCGCGCGACGTACGCGTCCGCGGCGGACGGTCACAGAAGCATTTTCAAGATGGGCAGTGCGGTGCGTATGTTGCAGTCGCGCCATGCGCTGTTTTGCCCGGGAGGACTCAACCACACGGGCGCGGCGCGTGGTGTGGCGGGTCGTGGATGTGCTTCCCGCCCACAAAAACACTGGCAGCACTATGAACCCCAACAAAAAGAAAGATACCCTGTGCCTCATTCCGCGATTCACCCCAAGCCAGCTTATTGCATCCTACCGTAAAAGGCCCCTGTACTTCTGATGACAAGACATCAGTTGCGCAGGCCGGTTCCTCCAAAGGCACCCTGGTCCCATTCTGGGATGCAACCAGGGCCTCAACTCAATTGGACACACCCGGCAGCAAAAAGATGCCTTCCGCTTTTCGGATCACTTTCAGATAGGGAATGTGCCGGGCTGATATTTTCACTATACCTTTCTGAAAGTCTTTTACAAGCCCCCGCGACGCATAAATGCAGGAATATCCAGTTCATCCCCCTGCTCTTCGCCACGCGGTTCAAAAAATACCTCTCTAGGGCTGGACGGTGCCGCCACAGCAACGGCAATGGGCTCGGACCGTTGTTCTATTCCAGTTTCAGCAACGCCCGGTGCTTCCGGCGCCACAGAGGACAGCGGGATGGCCGGGGCCACAGACTGGCGGACCTCCGGCTCCTCTTCCTCTTCGCTCATAAATCTTGGGGCCGACGGCTGGGCTGTCTCAACATGCACACGGGGCGCTACCGGCTCGCGCAACGTTACGTTCAGCATCCGTTCGCGGCGTTCGGCCATCTCCTGCCGGAACCCTGTGGCAATCACTGTGATTTTTACCTCGTCCCCCATATTTTCATCCAGCACCGCGCCAAAAATGATGTTCGCATCCTCATGCGCCGCATTCTGGATAAGAGTCGAAGCTTCATTGACCTCACTCAGCTTCAGCGAACTTGACCCGGTGATGTTGATCAGAATGCCCTTGGCCCCGTCAATCGCACCGGCCTCAAGCAATGGCGAAGAGATGGCCGCCTGTGCCGCCTCCAGCGCACGATTCGCACCGCTGCGTACCGCGGTGCCCATGACCGCATAGCCCATCCCGGCCATCGTGGTCTTTACATCAGCAAAATCCCGGTTAATGATTCCGGGGATGGTAATGATGTCTGAGATCCCCTGCACTCCCTGGCGCAGCACATCATCGGCAATCCGGAAAGACTCAAAAAAGCCCGCGTCTTTTGCCACAGCCAGCAGCTTTTCGTTCGGGATGACGATCATCGTATCAACGGACTCAAGCAGCTCTTCCATGCCGCGTTCCGCCTGAAGCATCCGGCGCTTGCCTTCAAAACCAAAGGGACGGGTCACCACGGCCACCGTCAGTGCGCCCATTTCACTGGCCAGGGAGGCAATGACCGGGGCAGCTCCGGTGCCGGTCCCGCCGCCCAGTCCCGCGGTAACAAAAACCATGTCCGCGCCCTCCAGGGCCTCAATGATCTTTTCCGAATCCTCAAGGGCGGCGCGGCGACCAACATCTGGATTCGCCCCTGCTCCCAGGCCGCTGGTCAGTTTCAGACCAAGCTGCAGCTTTACAGGAGCATGGGAGAGCTGCAAAGCCTGCGCATCCGTGTTGGCGACAATGAATTCCACTCCTTCCACACGGGCCGCAATCATGCGGTTCACCGCATTTCCGCCGCCGCCGCCTACGCCGATGACCTTGATCTTGGCACCGCGCGGGACCTGTTCATGGTAATGAATACGGATCTCTTCTGAAGGGTTCATGGGCATTGGCTCCTACACACTTCCTGCAAAAATGGCGCGCAGTTTGGCGCGCAGTCCCTGGTCTTCCGCCGCACGGCTCACGCTGGTGCGGTGGGCATACAAAAGCATTCCTGTTAGAACAGCGTTCTCCGGGTCCACCAGCTCTTCCGGCATCCTCGACAGCGCTACCGGCGTTCCAATGCGGGCAGGCGTGCGCAGCAGGCTTTCGGCCGTATCCAGCAGACCGGGCAGACGAGCGCCGCCTCCGGTGAGCACGCAGCCGGCCCCCAGGGCCTCCAGCACGCCGCCCTGGCGCAGATTGTCCCGCAATAAGTGGAAGAGCTCGCGCGCCCGCGGCTCAAGGATCTCCGCCACGAAGCGCTGCCGCACCGTACGCGGACCATGCCCGGGCATCCCATACAGCTCAATTTCATTGCCCGAAGGCACCGCCGTGACCACAGCGTGCCCATAGTTGCACTTGATCCACTCTGCCTCTTCGACCGAAACATGGAGGCCAACCGCCAGATCGTTTGTGAAGTGGTCTCCGCCAATCGGGACCACCGCCGTATGCGCCACCGATCCCTCAAAGAAAACCACCAGTTCCGTAGACCCGGCGCCGATATCAATCAGGCAAACTCCCAGTTCCCGCTCATCGGCTGAAATGGTGGCCTCTGCCGCAGCGATGGCTTCAAAAACCGACTCGGTCACTTCCAGCCCGGCTTTATTGGCGCAGGTCACAATGCTCTGCAGGGCGCTGGCCGAGGCCGTTGCAATATGCAGGTTGACTTCCAGCCGGTTCCCGATCATCCCTACCGGGTCATGGATGCCCGGCTGATCGTCCAGAATGA from Pseudacidobacterium ailaaui includes these protein-coding regions:
- a CDS encoding bifunctional ADP-dependent NAD(P)H-hydrate dehydratase/NAD(P)H-hydrate epimerase, translated to MKILTADEMRACDRASTELYGVSSLTLMENAGQAVARFVLREFPDAQRIAVLCGRGNNGGDGFVAARALGQAGRQVKVLLLGYAAELKGDAAVMFERMGMVPVIAPDEDSLSSGPVSALLSEADLFLDAVVGTGFQPPLRGVAAALRDLICARQTPVVAVDLPSGWNADARESQVEGAFRADAVVTFTAPKPAHVFGNLTNSAHKPIVTAPIGSPEAAIRSGLGLQWTGASKKITEAPRPADSNKGKYGHVLVVAGSYGKSGAAAMASLAALRTGAGLVTAAVPQPILASVAQIAPELMTIPLQAGPQGEIHSSNLEPEILHNLVHKKSVLAIGPGMGQQPEAEKFLLGLLETTNLPTVLDADALNLISRHRDRLYGGNRLLVLTPHPGEMARLCECSTGEVQANRDQLARDFAMKYRVILVLKGWRTLVAHPDGSIAVNTTGNPGMAKGGSGDILTGMVAAMLAQYPQSPTEAVNAAVYLHGLAADFAVREQDEHTLLATDTIAHLSRAFRFRAEDEGGYLWIQGLPR
- the tsaE gene encoding tRNA (adenosine(37)-N6)-threonylcarbamoyltransferase complex ATPase subunit type 1 TsaE, with product MSQATGTTVHEFETNSAADTIRVGREIVKLLAPPKFLILKGDLGAGKTTLVKGIAEALDAADPDEVTSPTFTLIHEYEGVRHENGKDEPVMLYHLDLYRIEQERQLDSLGLDEIATPDSLVLIEWGDKFASVAKRANGEIVMTSTGGDSRKITVTLRG
- a CDS encoding penicillin-binding transpeptidase domain-containing protein, whose translation is MRHRVSFFLLGFIVLPVFLWAGSTSTTRHTTRRARVVESSRAKQRMARLQHTHRTAHLENASVTVRRGRVRRASLRVRHRYYERFTGNSFADIDDLISGDVTGGEDPIVRQAAVDALGNMNGTVVAIDPSNGRILAMVNQKLALSSGAEPCSTIKLSVALAALDEGIITKDTPVNLGGHYSMNLTQALAHSNNLYFETLGRRLGFERVRHYANEFGLGELAGYNIPGEHLGVYPDEPIPDSEGGVGRMCSFGEGVSMTPLQLGALVAAIANGGTLYYLQHPTTPEEVLNFQPRIKRTLDISKILPEIQDGMQAAVQYGTARSLRANFNQFPILGKTGTCSNNGTRYGWFASYADTQYGRIVTVFFLEGGRPTFGPKAAELTGIFYRNLWDKNYFISKPATETASVRMASTATQ
- the ftsZ gene encoding cell division protein FtsZ; the protein is MNPSEEIRIHYHEQVPRGAKIKVIGVGGGGGNAVNRMIAARVEGVEFIVANTDAQALQLSHAPVKLQLGLKLTSGLGAGANPDVGRRAALEDSEKIIEALEGADMVFVTAGLGGGTGTGAAPVIASLASEMGALTVAVVTRPFGFEGKRRMLQAERGMEELLESVDTMIVIPNEKLLAVAKDAGFFESFRIADDVLRQGVQGISDIITIPGIINRDFADVKTTMAGMGYAVMGTAVRSGANRALEAAQAAISSPLLEAGAIDGAKGILINITGSSSLKLSEVNEASTLIQNAAHEDANIIFGAVLDENMGDEVKITVIATGFRQEMAERRERMLNVTLREPVAPRVHVETAQPSAPRFMSEEEEEPEVRQSVAPAIPLSSVAPEAPGVAETGIEQRSEPIAVAVAAPSSPREVFFEPRGEEQGDELDIPAFMRRGGL
- the ftsA gene encoding cell division protein FtsA, whose product is MSQKTENLLTVLDVGSAKTRVLVAELYDGALRYRAHGIADSKGMRKGVIAELKQAARSVNDAAMMAEAMAQATIDRCVVGVGGWHVRGVNSRGGISLGTRMREITREDVRAAVDRARSVSLPNDREILHLLPQEFILDDQPGIHDPVGMIGNRLEVNLHIATASASALQSIVTCANKAGLEVTESVFEAIAAAEATISADERELGVCLIDIGAGSTELVVFFEGSVAHTAVVPIGGDHFTNDLAVGLHVSVEEAEWIKCNYGHAVVTAVPSGNEIELYGMPGHGPRTVRQRFVAEILEPRARELFHLLRDNLRQGGVLEALGAGCVLTGGGARLPGLLDTAESLLRTPARIGTPVALSRMPEELVDPENAVLTGMLLYAHRTSVSRAAEDQGLRAKLRAIFAGSV